The Macrobrachium rosenbergii isolate ZJJX-2024 chromosome 56, ASM4041242v1, whole genome shotgun sequence genome includes a region encoding these proteins:
- the LOC136836225 gene encoding vitellogenin-like: MVPMVTPNSAMRSIPSSSSSSSSSSSSSSSSSSSSSSSSPLIEDESALVDNYSLLWKGLKVQEARECVQEKEGEGGGRGYGGGGGERAGVEGEMSPRHATSSVTADDTAC, encoded by the exons ATGGTCCCTATGGTCACGCCCAATTCAGCCATGAGGAG catcccctcctcctcctcctcctcctcctcctcctcctcctcctcctcctcctcctcctcctcctcctcctcttcctcccc GTTGATTGAAGATGAGTCTGCTCTTGTTGATAACTATTCTTTGTTATGGAAAGGTCTGAAGGTCCAGGAAGCTAGAGAGTGCGTGCAAGAGAAAG aaggggaagggggaggcagAGGTtatgggggcgggggaggggagagggctGGGGTTGAGGGGGAGATGTCTCCCAGGCACGCCACCTCATCTGTCACCGCCGACGACACAGCTTGCTAA